In the Sorghum bicolor cultivar BTx623 chromosome 4, Sorghum_bicolor_NCBIv3, whole genome shotgun sequence genome, TAGAATTTGTTCCGATAACAGGTAACAATGCAAATTAATTGGGGGCGTGCCAAGAAGTTGACTTATATCTCGACATGGATGAAAAGTAGAGCGACTTGCCCACTAGTACGCACGCTAGCTAGACAACTTATTATTAGGGCGTTTACAACAGTTAGCTATTTGGCTAGCTAGATCtaatataacaaaaaaaaagtagaaGAAAAAGTAGTTACTAGCGACTTTTAATTTGAATGCTTAGAAATGTGATCCTTGCCTGGCGTTGCCTTTACTATGCTTGCATGGGAGGCTGTTTTCATTTTCCGTGAGGAAAAAAATGTCGATATATACATAGCAGGGTGCATTTGTTGGTACGTGTGCGTGTTGGATTATTTATGCAACTGTAAGTTGTGCAACAATATTACAATATAAGGTTAAAGGGTTGTtgtttatttttaattttttttatctgaAAATAATTACAAATATAGGTGAAGTTACAAGCTGGGTCTGAACCTaaaaactgtagcactttcgtttatatttgacaaatattgtccaatcaaggactaactaggctcaaaagattcgtctcgtcaattccgaccaaactatgcaattagtttttattttcatctatatttaatactccatgcatgtgtccaaagattcgatatgacgagaaatctgaaaaattttgtaaatttttttttgaactaatcaAGGCACGGCCTCAGTGTACTAGACAGTTACACTCTTTTTTTCTAGGACACGTGTACGGTAATTGAGCACAAGtataaagaaaaaagaaaagctaTGAGCAAGTACAATAATGGGCTTAAAGCCAggctaatgctgatgtggaggatagaagagaggagagagatgatagcttggctcttagagcaaggtcaataatagagccaagtgcttggctataagccaaataattagagccaagttatacaataagttgtctcctacttgtctctaaaacacattctctttcttctttcttctcaCAACATTTGCTTTTTGGGCCCACTACTACCTATGCATCCGTGCCCAGCTTGGTGCTTAACTAATTGTAAGTACTGTACACAGCAGGCGCGCGGCAAATATAATAATCCTTTATTTATGCTGTACTACATATATAATATATCCTCGCCTTTTTGACTATGTGTTAACTGTAAAGGCCGGCTTTTGCACACGGCGCCCTTTACTTTTCGGTTTTGTATGTATAAAATCGAAGGTTAGCTTtatcattaattaataaatatacaAGTACCATCAGACTAATCATCAGTAGTAATAGTACGTAGGTAACAtaagagatgaagaaagtgagtcAGTCTGAAACAGGGCGGAGACGATGCAGCATTTcggccagcagcagcagatcATGTTGATTCTGTTGATGGCGACGAGGTAGCTAGGGTGATGATTTGATTTTGACCGGTCGTGCATGGGCCCTTTAGTTAGTACGAGTAATGTTTTGCTTCCATTGAGGGAGCTAGCTGGCTAGCTGTCCATGCACGGAACGGAGCGGAGCGGAGCCGAGCCGCGTCCTGCGCCGTGCCGCGCGTCGCTACGAGTTGCAGTCTGACCAGGCCAGCAGTTGGTTGCTCTCGCTCGCTCGAGATCGGTCAAACAGGCCCACACGGACGAGACGACCGCCGCACCATGCACCCATCTCCATCATCTCATTCcttcctagctagctagctagcttctcCGACCTCCGTCCCTCGCTCTACCTAGAGTAGTCTCCGGCCCTCCAGCTGGATGCCTATATAAACCCCCAGCGCCATGCACTGCACCACCAAGCAACAccagctactactactactactagcagcagcaccagcagcaaACGACCTCCGATCCTTCCCTCATCGATCACCATctttgcatatatacatacgccAACATATATCATATCGTCTTTGCAGCAAGCAAAATCAAGCacattagtatatatatatataaaaaaaaaaaaactgaatggACGCCGTAGCGGCGGCGGCAACGGGTGGCGCCATGGcgatggtggcggcggcggcggtcctgCTGCTGTGCGCCTTCATCTACGCGGCGTGGCTGTCGCCGGCCGCGGCAAGGCGCCGCCTCCGTGGTGCGGGCTTCGACGGTCCCCGCCCGTCTTTCCCGTTCGGCAACCTCCCTGAGATCACGGCCACGCTgcaggcctccgccgccgccagcgccagcgccagcgccaGCAACAAGCCGCCGTCCTCCGCCGTCTCCAGCGACATCCACGCCGCCGTGTTCCCCTACTTCTCCCGCTGGCGCGAGTCCTTCGGCAAGGTCTTCGTGTACTGGCTCGGCACGGAGCCGTTCCTGTACGTGGCCGACCCGGAGTTCCTCAAGGCCGCCACCGCCGGCGCGCTGGGCAAGCGGTGGGGGAAGCCCGACGTGTTCCGCCGCGACCGCATGCCCATGTTCGGCCGCGGCCTCGTCATGGCCGAGGGCGACGAGTGGGCACGCCACCGCCACATCATCGCGCCGGCCTTCTCCGCCACAAACCTCAACGTACGTCGTACCGACAACCATTTTAatttgtcttcttcttctgctagTGCTAGCTAGCcatgtacgtacgtacgtacgtgctCCATCGATCTCCGATccgatccatgcatgcatgcactcaCTGCCACTGCCACTGGTACGTACAGGACATGATCGGGCTGATGCAAGAGACCACATCCAAGATGGTCGCCGAGTGGAGCGCCGCGGTGGCGTCCGGCGGCGGCGTGGTGGACGTGGAGCGTGGCGTGGTCCGCAACGCCGCCGAGATCATCGCCAAGGCGAGCTTCGGGGTGGCGGACGACGAGGCCGGCGCGCGGGTGTTCCTCAAGCTGCAGGCCATGCAGGCGATGCTGTTCCAGTCCAACCGCCTGGTCGGGGTGCCGCTGGCGCGCCTGCTGCACGTGCGCAAGACCTACGAAGCCTGGCGCCTGGGCCGGGAGATCGACGCCCTGCTCATGGAGATCATCGACgcgcgccgccgcagccgccgaGCAGCCGGCGGCAAGGACCTGCTGTCGCTGCTGCTTGCCGGCACGGCGGCCACGGCCAACAACAAGCGGCTGCTGACGACGCGGGAGCTGGTGGACGAGTGCAAGACCTTCTTCTTCGGCGGGCACGAGACGACGGCGCTGGCGCTGTCGTGGACGCTGCTCATGCTCGCGGCGCACCCGGACTGGCAGGACGCGCTGCGGGAGGAGGTGATCCGCGAGCTCGGCGACGGCGACCATCTCGACGCCGCCGCGCTTGGTCGCCTCACCAAGATGGGGTGGGTGATGAGCGAGGTGCTGCGCCTCTACCCGCCGTCGCCCAACGTGCAGCGGCAGGCGCTGGAGGACGTGACGGCGGCGGAAGGCCGCAAAaaatccgccgccgccgccgccgtcatccCGCGCGGCACCAACATGTGGGTGGACGTGGTGGCCATGCACCACGACGTGGAGCTGTGGGGCGACGACGCGCACGAGTTCAGGCCGGAGCGGTTCGGCAGGGACCCCGTGCAGGGCGGGTGCCGCCACCGCATGGGCTTCCTCCCCTTCGGATTCGGCGGCCGCATCTGCGTGGGGCGAAACCTCACGGCCATGGAGTACCGCGTCGTGCTGGCCATGCTGCTGCGCCGCTTCCGACTGTCCGTGGCGCCCCAGTACAGGCACGCGCCCAAGATCATGCTCTCGCTCAGGCCATCCAATGGC is a window encoding:
- the LOC8055338 gene encoding cytokinin hydroxylase; amino-acid sequence: MDAVAAAATGGAMAMVAAAAVLLLCAFIYAAWLSPAAARRRLRGAGFDGPRPSFPFGNLPEITATLQASAAASASASASNKPPSSAVSSDIHAAVFPYFSRWRESFGKVFVYWLGTEPFLYVADPEFLKAATAGALGKRWGKPDVFRRDRMPMFGRGLVMAEGDEWARHRHIIAPAFSATNLNDMIGLMQETTSKMVAEWSAAVASGGGVVDVERGVVRNAAEIIAKASFGVADDEAGARVFLKLQAMQAMLFQSNRLVGVPLARLLHVRKTYEAWRLGREIDALLMEIIDARRRSRRAAGGKDLLSLLLAGTAATANNKRLLTTRELVDECKTFFFGGHETTALALSWTLLMLAAHPDWQDALREEVIRELGDGDHLDAAALGRLTKMGWVMSEVLRLYPPSPNVQRQALEDVTAAEGRKKSAAAAAVIPRGTNMWVDVVAMHHDVELWGDDAHEFRPERFGRDPVQGGCRHRMGFLPFGFGGRICVGRNLTAMEYRVVLAMLLRRFRLSVAPQYRHAPKIMLSLRPSNGIQLHLTPLDQVVAAAAAAATSSSA